The Caenorhabditis elegans chromosome II genome has a segment encoding these proteins:
- the rml-4 gene encoding dTDP-D-glucose 4,6-dehydratase (Confirmed by transcript evidence), with amino-acid sequence MVYTPKNVVITGGCGFIGSNFVNYIHDAWPTCNFVNIDKLILNSDTQNVAESVRNSPRYKLVLTDIKNEAAILNVFEQNEIDTVIHFAADCTSTRCYNETAEAVQNNVLSFIQFLETVRTYGKIKRFVHISTDEVYGDSDLSENEQGKVEFSRLVPGNPYAATKIAGEAYVRAYQTQYNLPIVTARMNNIYGPNQWDVKVVPRFIEIAKVRGEYTIQGSGKQLRSWLFVDDASAGLKAVCEKGELHEIYNLGTYYEKNVADLAKTIQEEVDLQLGRAHEPPKYKSIPDRPYNDLRYLISIEKAKNDLGWEPTTSFDDGMRHTVASALKEHKHVKMHVAIYGGKGYVGQELQHVLNDRHIPYVLATKKVGFDSDEEVERELALLGVTHVICVTGRTHGPGCNTIEYLEGRADKVFINVRDNMYSATILAHMCRKLGLHYTYIGTGYMFAYDKEHPIGGAEFKEEDEPTFFGSAYSVVKGFTDRQMNYFNQNGWENLNVRITLPLSLDLEQPRNLLSKIIKYKELFDIPVSLTILPDCMNAMCNLMEQRSGGTLNLVNPEPISLYEVVKIYKEIVDETVNPTSIGVETERAQHLLATKGNCALDTEKLQSLAPVLSAKQSLIKHFSEMTSAAK; translated from the exons ATGGTCTATACCCCGAAAAACGTGGTTATCACCGGCGGATGTGGCTTCATCGGTTCGAACTTTGTCAACTACATTCACGATGCTTGGCCGACGTGTAATTTTGTGAACATCGACAAGCTCATTCTGAACAGTGACACTCAGAATGTGGCAGAGTCGGTGAGAAATTCCCCACGGTACAAGTTGGTACTCACTGATATCAAGAATGAGGCGGCGATTCTCAACGTTTTTGAGCAGAATGAG ATCGATACCGTAATCCATTTCGCCGCTGACTGTACTTCTACTCGGTGCTACAATGAGACCGCTGAAGCCGTTCAGAACAATGTTCTATCGTTCATCCAATTCTTGGAAACTGTTAGAACCTACGGAAAGATCAAACGATTCGTTCACATCAGTACAGACGAGGTTTACGGGGACTCTGATCTCTCGGAGAATGAACAAGGAAAAGTGGAATTCTCTCGACTTGTTCCAGGAAATCCGTATGCTGCCACTAAAATCGCCGGAGAGGCCTACGTCCGTGCCTACCAAACTCAGTACAACCTTCCAATTGTGACTGCCCGGATGAACAATATCTATGGGCCAAACCAGTGGGATGTCAAGGTGGTTCCAAGATTTATTGAGATTGCAAAGGTCCGTGGGGAATACACAATTCAAGGAAGCGGCAAGCAACTTCGCTCTTGGCTTTTTGTGGACGATGCTAGTGCAGGATTGAAGGCAGTTTGTGAGAAAGGAGAACTCCACGAGATTTACAATTTGGGGACTTATTACGAGAAAAATGTTGCTGATCTAGCGAAAACGATTCAAGAAGAAGTTGATCTACAACTCGGAAGAGCCCACGAGCCACCAAAATACAAATCGATTCCCGATCGTCCGTACAATGATCTTCGCTATTTGATAAGTATCGAGAAGGCGAAAAATGATCTCGGCTGGGAGCCAACGACCTCGTTTGATGATGGAATGCGTCACACTGTTGCGTCGGCACTTAAGGAACATAAACATGTGAAGATGCACGTGGCAATCTATGGAGGAAAGGGATATGTTGGTCAGGAGTTGCAGCACGTGCTCAATGATAGACACATTCCATACGTGTTGGCAACGAAAAAAGTCGGATTTGATAGTGATGAAGAG GTTGAAAGAGAACTTGCCCTTCTTGGAGTGACCCACGTGATCTGCGTGACTGGAAGAACCCATGGGCccggctgcaatactattgaATACCTCGAGGGTAGAGCTGATAAGGTTTTCATTAACGTCAGGGATAATATGTATAG CGCAACAATTTTGGCGCACATGTGTCGAAAATTGGGGCTGCACTATACGTACATTGGCACTGGTTACATGTTTGCTTATGATAAGGAACACCCGATTGGAGGCGCTGAGTTCAAAGAGGAAG ACGAGCCGACATTCTTTGGTTCCGCTTATTCTGTTGTCAAAGGATTCACCGACAGACAAATGAActatttcaatcaaaat ggcTGGGAAAACCTCAATGTACGAATAACGCTTCCACTCAGTTTGGACTTGGAACAACCACGAAACTTGttatcaaaaatcatcaaatacAAGGAATTATTTGATATTCCAGTGTCACTGACCATCCTTCCAGATTGTATGAATGCAATGTGCAATTTGATGGAACAACGAAGCGGTGGAACTCTGAACTTGGTCAATCCGGAGCCAATTAGTCTTTACGAAGTTGTGAAGATTTATAAGGAGATTGTCGACGAGACTGTCAATCCTACATCAATTGGAGTGGAAACTGAACGTGCTCAACATCTTCTGGCAACCAAGGGAAATTGCGCATTGGACACTGAAAAACTGCAGTCCTTGGCGCCGGTTTTGTCGGCGAAACAAAGTCTTATTAAGCACTTCAGCGAAATGACTAGTGCTGctaaataa
- the rml-4 gene encoding NAD(P)-bd_dom domain-containing protein (Confirmed by transcript evidence), which yields MNYFNQNGWENLNVRITLPLSLDLEQPRNLLSKIIKYKELFDIPVSLTILPDCMNAMCNLMEQRSGGTLNLVNPEPISLYEVVKIYKEIVDETVNPTSIGVETERAQHLLATKGNCALDTEKLQSLAPVLSAKQSLIKHFSEMTSAAK from the exons ATGAActatttcaatcaaaat ggcTGGGAAAACCTCAATGTACGAATAACGCTTCCACTCAGTTTGGACTTGGAACAACCACGAAACTTGttatcaaaaatcatcaaatacAAGGAATTATTTGATATTCCAGTGTCACTGACCATCCTTCCAGATTGTATGAATGCAATGTGCAATTTGATGGAACAACGAAGCGGTGGAACTCTGAACTTGGTCAATCCGGAGCCAATTAGTCTTTACGAAGTTGTGAAGATTTATAAGGAGATTGTCGACGAGACTGTCAATCCTACATCAATTGGAGTGGAAACTGAACGTGCTCAACATCTTCTGGCAACCAAGGGAAATTGCGCATTGGACACTGAAAAACTGCAGTCCTTGGCGCCGGTTTTGTCGGCGAAACAAAGTCTTATTAAGCACTTCAGCGAAATGACTAGTGCTGctaaataa
- the sco-1 gene encoding Thioredoxin domain-containing protein (Confirmed by transcript evidence), with the protein MLRTVSLACSTANLCKNTKPVWTLASAARFSDKNKGDDLETDLQKDLKKLNEILKTGITETETTSSPKEPPVDKNFMNFRKQAEQEAFQRSSIFNWKTVLGTFAVGGTCLAALFYIKKIRLDEREKHRKQTAGKARIGGEWELMNTDGKMEGSQELRGNWLLMYFGFTNCPDICPDEIEKMVKVVEIIEAKKDATPIVPVFISVDPERDSVARVKEYCSEFSNKLRGFTGTTEQVNKVAKTFRVYHSQGPRTNKQEDDYIVDHTVIMYLIDPSGQFHDYYGQNRKAEEIANVIEMKVLKYQAQNRKSLLNLF; encoded by the exons ATGCTACGCACAGTGTCGCTGGCATGCTCAACGGCGAATTTGTGTAAGAACACCAAACCAGTCTGGACGCTGGCATCAGCCGCAcggttttcagacaaaaataaaGG tgacgACCTGGAGACGGATTTGCAGAAGGATTTGAAGAAGTTGaacgaaattctgaaaactggAATCACGGAGACCGAGACGACGAGCAGCCCGAAAGAACCGCCGGTCGACAAGAATTTCATGAATTTCCGAAAACAAGCCGAGCAAGAAGCCTTTCAGCGGAGCAGCATTTTCAACTGGAAAACCGTTCTTGGAACATTTGCAGTCGGCGGAACATGCCTTGCCGCTCTATTTTACATCAAGAAAATCCGTCTGGATGAGAGGGAAAAACACCGAAAACAGACGGCAGGAAAAGCGAGAATCGGTGGAGAATGGGAATTGATGAATACAGACGGGAAAATGGAAGGATCTCAGGAACTACGTGGAAATTGGCTTCTGATGTACTTTGGATTCACAAATTGCCCGGATATTTGCCCTGATGAGATTGAGAAAATGGTGAAAGTCGTGGAAATTATCGAGGCAAAGAAGGACGCGACGCCGATCGTTCCCGTATTCATTTCAGTAGATCCTGAGCGAGATTCTGTTGCTCGAGTGAAAGAATATTGCTCCGAGTTCTCCAACAAGCTACGTGGATTCACTGGAACCACAGAGCAAGTTAATAAAGTTGCGAAAACGTTCAGAGTATATCATAGCCAGGGACCCAGGACAAATAAGCAAGAAGATGATTATATTGTAGATCACACGGTTATTATGTACCTAATTG accCCTCTGGCCAATTCCACGATTATTACGGACAAAATCGAAAAGCTGAGGAGATCGCCAACGTTATTGAAATGAAAGTTCTCAAATACCAAGCCCAGAACCGGAAATCGTTATTGAATttgttctag